The DNA region CTACGGGCTGGGTGCGCAAGCCATGCTCGGCGGCAGTCTGCACCAGCCGGTATTGACCGTGGCGTGGCCGGGGGCACACCTGGGGCCGATGGGCCTCGAGGGCGCGGTGCGGCTGGGGCTGCGCAAAGAACTGGAAGCCATCGCTGACGACGACGAACGCGAGGCGCGGGTGCGCGAAGCCACCGCCGCGGCCGAAGAACACGCCAAAGCCCTCAATGCCGCAGCGATTTTCGAAATCGACGACGTCATCGACCCCGCCGAGACCCGCGGAGTGATCGCGGCGACGCTGGCGGCCTCGACCGGGTACGGGCAAGGCGAGCCGCGGCCGCGGTTCGTGGATACGTTCTGAGGGGCGGTCACACCAGCGCGCCCAGTGCGACGAAGGCCGCAGTCGCGAACAGTACGGCGTTCACCGCGACGCTGGCCGGCTCGTGCAGCTTCGAGTGCGCCCAGGCGGCACCGACCATCACCACACACAAGCCGGCGGCAGCCAGCGGGGTCAACACCGGCCCGATCCCGGTGAGTCCGGGAGCGATCAGGCCGAGGGCCGCCAGGAGTTCCATCGCCGCGGTGAAGCGCACCACCGGCATCGGGAACATCGCGATCCCGGTCTGGCCGGTGGCCAGCAGTCGCTCGCGGGACATGGTGAGTTTGGCGGTCCCGGACGCCGCGAAGATCGCGGCCAGCACGACCTGGGCAGTCCACAGTGCGGTGTTCATGGTTTGAGTCCTTCCTGTTTCGGGTGTCTCTAGGAAGGACGGGCGACGGCGGCGAGGTGTGACGGCCGGGTGATGTCACATCCGGTGGCGCGGGATCGTCTAGCGGACAGGAGCGACGGCGAATGCTGACAGGTCGTTTCTGACGGAGGAGGCGGAGATGAGCGAACTGCCCTACATCGACGAGCACACGGTACGCATCGATGCGCCGCGCGCGACCGCCTGGGACAGCCTGCAGCGGTATGTCGAATCCCTACTACGCGGCGCCGAACGCAATCCCCTGGTCGCGCTGCTCGGCCCGCAGCCGCGGGCCGGCTTTGACGTGGCGGAGCGTGTGGAACAGCAGCGGATCAGTCTGGCCGGGCGGCACCGGTTTTCGCGGTATCGGCTGGAATTCGAACTCAGTGACGCGGCGGGCGGCGGTACCTGTGTGCGTGCCCGTTCGTATGCCGCCTTCCCCGGGCTACACGGCCGGATGTATCGCGCCCTGGTGATCGGGACGCGGCTGCACGTGGTGGCGACCAGGCAGATGCTGCGGGGGATTCAGGGGGGCAAGCCGTCGGTGCTGACCTAAGCCACGACCGCGGGCTACCTGAGCGGTCGGTCAACGCGCCGGGACCGGTGGTTGTGTGCCTGCGGTGGAATTCGTCAATGGCCGCTCCTCGCTAGCCCCCCTTCGCCGATAGCCGGCCGTCGAGGAACTCGACAACTACGTGACTGGTGATTGGGGCTCGGTCACCGTCGACCGTTTGGCGGATCCAACCTTGCTTCGTGCGTTCGACGACGACCTCATGGTGGACGTCGTCTCCGATCAACATGTTTCGGGTCAGCAACCGGCGCCCGTGCTGACGCGCCTCGCTGCGACTCGGGCGACGCATCCCGGTGCACGCTGAGCAAAGCCACGTCAGAGCCTGCAATGGTTGAACGCAGCGTCGACAGGCGGCGATCGTGCAGCAGTCGCACCGCACAATGCCGTCCGTGCAGACCGTACAGACGCGTCCGCCGCAGTATCCGCAGCAGACGGTGTCGTCGCCGAAGTGTCCTTCTCGGTCGATCATTCCCGCGGTTCGCGGCAGGCTCGTCGTCCTGTCAAGTAGGCGTGCATCGGTTGCACCCGCCGCTAGGTCGATGTCGTGTTGCCAGACTTCGCCGTCCTCGGTAGTCACCGACTCGTGGACATGAGCGCCGATTTCCAGAACGATCCGAGAGCCGATGCCGAAATGTCGCTGTAGTGCGGCTCTGAAATGTTCCGGCAGCACGCCATACTGCGGAACGATAACTGATTCGCCCGGCATCCAGACCTGCAAAGCGTTCTTCGCGTTGGTTCGCGGAAAATCTTGACTGGGGATCGATTTCGTAACGCCGACAGCCCGGATTTGCGAGGAGACGTTCTTCGCATTTGAAACCGACGACCGGATGATCTGCCGGGGGTCGGTGAAAATGCCAACTTCATCGGCATCACCGAGGTGCATCCAGCGCGCGAGTAGCGTGGCCGCAGCGGCATTATGGGATGTTGAAATCGAGTACCAGTTCGTCACGCCGGATACGCGGATCCCGATGGCCAGAAGTGAGGCCATACCAACGACGGCAACTTCAACGCCATCGTTTGCAGCGAAACCACGAATGGCCGGAGCTGGATTCCAGAAGTCATTAACCCAGGCAGGAGGCGCTTCTGGCACCGACCACGAAACCACGTTCTCGCGTGCGGATGCTCCCGATATCGCTCGCGCGAGCAGCCCGGAATCGGTAATGAGTACGTCGTATCCGATGCGATGCCACCGCAAGCGCAGTGTGGAGGTTGGCGGAATTGATGCAGACTCGATCACCTGACGAACCTGAACCGGTGTTGCCTCGCACGGCGTCGGCAGGGCCCCGGCGGCAGGGAATTCGCGGGCAATCAGGCGAACTAGGTCGCCATCGGTGTCGGGAAACGAGGCTGTGCTCTCTCCCGATACATTGAGC from Mycolicibacter sp. MU0083 includes:
- a CDS encoding DoxX family protein → MNTALWTAQVVLAAIFAASGTAKLTMSRERLLATGQTGIAMFPMPVVRFTAAMELLAALGLIAPGLTGIGPVLTPLAAAGLCVVMVGAAWAHSKLHEPASVAVNAVLFATAAFVALGALV